A window of the Synchiropus splendidus isolate RoL2022-P1 chromosome 6, RoL_Sspl_1.0, whole genome shotgun sequence genome harbors these coding sequences:
- the smug1 gene encoding single-strand-selective monofunctional uracil-DNA glycosylase 1, translating into MLNGTSARVKMEESTPSCGGFKPAAELGLSPTARFLQVELELNLLLRQLKFSDPVQYIYSPLEYAWDTHRCFVEKYCRAGQSVLFLGMNPGPFGMAQTGVPFGEVKSVVDWLQVTGEVSRPAVEHPKRRITGLACTQSEVSGARFWGFFRKLCGEPELFFRHCFVHNLCPLIFMSASGKNLTPPELPAGEREKLLGLCDAALCQAVQALGVSMVIGVGRVAEQRARRALSAAGVDVRVEGVMHPSPRNPLANKGWEAVARAKLTELGVLTLLSDT; encoded by the exons ATGCTGAACGGCACCTCTGCTCGGGTGAAAATGGAGGAGAGCACTCCGTCTTGTGGGGGATTTAAACCCGCAGCTGAGCTCGGCTTGTCTCCCACCGCCAGGTTTCTGCAGGTCGAGCTGGAGTTGAACCTCCTCCTTCGCCAGCTGAAGTTCAGTGACCCAGTACAGTATATTTACTCGCCGCTGGAGTACGCCTGGGACACACACCGGTGCTTCGTGGAGAAGTACTGTCGCGCCGGACAGAGCGTGCTATTCCTGGGCATGAATCCGGGACCCTTCGGCATGGCTCAAACCGGG GTCCCCTTCGGTGAGGTGAAGTCAGTGGTGGACTGGCTGCAGGTGACAGGGGAGGTCAGTCGACCTGCTGTGGAGCATCCAAAGAGAAGGATCACTGGACTGGCCTGCACTCAGAGTGAAGTGAGCGGCGCACGCTTCTGGGGATTCTTCAGGAAGCTGTGCGGTGAGCCTGAGCTGTTCTTCCGCCACTGCttcgtccacaacctctgccctCTTATCTTCATGAGTGCCAGTGGGAAGAACCTGACCCCCCCGGAGCTGCCTGCAGGTGagcgggagaagctgctgggaCTGTGTGACGCTGCTCTGTGTCAGGCCGTGCAGGCTCTGGGGGTTTCCATGGTGATCGGGGTTGGACGGGTTGCAGAGCAGCGGGCACGCCGTGCgctctctgctgcaggtgtggaTGTGCGAGTTGAAGGTGTCATGCATCCCTCACCCCGAAACCCACTGGCCAATAAAGGCTGGGAGGCTGTCGCTAGAGCCAAGCTGACAGAGCTTGGTGTGTTGACACTGCTGAGCGACACGTGA